The following are from one region of the Tenacibaculum dicentrarchi genome:
- the dnaA gene encoding chromosomal replication initiator protein DnaA — MTKTADSVWKECLSFIKDNIKHQAYKTWFEPIKPVKLAEEALTVQVPSKFFYEWLEEHYIKLLRVALVKELGADARLIYDVRLENTYSSNSPQIVKIPSSNRKAVKSPKTTVPTESKRELKNPFVIPGLQKVKIESQLNPNYNFINYIEGDANRLARSAGMAVANKPGGTSFNPLLVYGPVGLGKTHLVQAIGVEVKDKYPDKTVLYISSEKFTQQFIDSVKSNTRNDFIHFYEMVDVLIIDDIQFLSGKTGTQEVFFHIFNHLHQNGKQVILTSDKAPVDMQDIELRLLSRFKWGLSAELQAPSFETRVSILHNKLYQDGVEMPEDVIEYIAKNVKANVRELEGVIISMIAQASFNKRDFTVSLAREIVDKFVKTTQREISIDYIQRVVAKYFDMDVAMLQSKTRKRHIVQARQLAMFFAKRLTKLSLASIGSQIGKRDHATVLHACKTVDNLTETDKKFKKYVEELTAKLTF; from the coding sequence ATGACTAAAACTGCTGATTCAGTTTGGAAGGAATGCTTATCTTTTATAAAAGATAACATTAAACACCAAGCATATAAAACTTGGTTTGAGCCAATTAAACCTGTTAAATTAGCTGAAGAAGCTCTTACAGTTCAAGTGCCTAGTAAATTTTTTTACGAATGGCTAGAAGAGCATTATATTAAGTTATTAAGAGTTGCTTTGGTTAAAGAATTAGGGGCCGATGCTAGGTTAATTTATGATGTACGTTTAGAAAACACCTATAGTAGTAACAGTCCTCAAATAGTTAAAATACCGAGTTCAAATCGGAAAGCGGTAAAATCGCCGAAAACTACTGTACCGACAGAGTCTAAAAGAGAGTTGAAAAATCCTTTTGTGATTCCTGGTTTACAAAAAGTTAAAATAGAGTCGCAATTAAACCCAAACTATAATTTTATTAATTATATAGAAGGTGATGCTAACAGATTAGCTCGTTCGGCGGGTATGGCAGTAGCAAATAAACCTGGAGGAACGTCGTTTAACCCCTTATTGGTTTACGGTCCTGTTGGGTTAGGAAAAACACATTTAGTACAAGCAATTGGGGTTGAGGTAAAAGATAAATATCCTGATAAAACCGTTTTATATATTTCTTCGGAAAAATTTACCCAGCAATTTATTGATTCGGTAAAGTCGAACACTAGAAATGACTTTATTCATTTTTATGAAATGGTCGATGTATTAATTATTGATGATATTCAGTTTCTATCTGGTAAAACAGGTACACAAGAAGTATTTTTTCATATTTTTAATCATTTGCATCAAAATGGAAAACAGGTAATTTTAACTTCGGATAAAGCCCCTGTAGATATGCAAGATATTGAATTGCGTTTATTGTCTCGTTTTAAATGGGGATTATCAGCCGAATTACAAGCACCTTCTTTTGAAACTCGTGTTTCAATACTTCATAATAAATTGTATCAAGATGGTGTTGAAATGCCTGAAGATGTAATTGAATATATCGCCAAAAATGTAAAGGCGAATGTTCGTGAATTAGAAGGGGTTATTATTTCTATGATTGCCCAAGCATCATTTAATAAAAGAGATTTTACTGTTAGCTTAGCAAGGGAAATTGTCGATAAATTTGTAAAAACAACCCAGCGAGAAATTTCAATTGATTATATTCAAAGAGTTGTAGCTAAATATTTTGATATGGATGTAGCTATGTTACAGTCTAAAACACGTAAAAGACACATTGTTCAGGCGCGTCAATTAGCCATGTTTTTTGCAAAGCGTTTAACAAAGTTATCATTAGCGAGTATTGGAAGTCAAATAGGTAAAAGAGACCATGCTACGGTATTACACGCCTGTAAAACTGTTGATAATTTAACAGAAACAGATAAGAAATTTAAAAAATACGTAGAGGAATTAACCGCTAAATTAACTTTTTAA
- a CDS encoding SAM-dependent methyltransferase has product MKGKLYLIPTTLGDTEPLEVMPISVKKVIEHLDFFIVENEKSARGFIKKITPNKSQPSLELLLLDKYSNDIETQNYLDVCEKGISIGLLSDAGVPAVADPGAMIVKLAHEKGIQVVPLVGPSSILMAMMGSGMNGQSFAFNGYLPIDKSDRKRAIKDLEKLSSVKNQSQIFIETPYRNEKMLDDLRNVLSADTRVCVACDITLPSEYIKTFTVKEWKHIKTDLHKRPTIFIIHK; this is encoded by the coding sequence ATGAAAGGTAAATTATATTTAATACCAACAACATTAGGAGATACAGAGCCTTTAGAGGTAATGCCGATTTCTGTTAAAAAAGTAATAGAGCATCTTGATTTTTTTATTGTAGAAAATGAAAAATCAGCAAGAGGGTTTATTAAAAAGATTACGCCTAATAAATCGCAACCTTCTTTAGAGTTATTATTGTTAGACAAATATTCGAATGATATTGAAACACAAAATTATTTAGATGTTTGTGAAAAAGGTATTTCTATTGGATTATTATCAGATGCGGGTGTTCCTGCGGTTGCCGATCCGGGTGCAATGATTGTAAAATTAGCACACGAAAAAGGCATTCAGGTAGTACCTTTAGTTGGTCCTTCATCTATTTTAATGGCAATGATGGGTTCAGGAATGAATGGTCAGAGCTTTGCTTTTAATGGGTATTTACCTATTGATAAATCAGATAGAAAACGTGCAATTAAAGATTTAGAAAAGCTTTCTAGTGTTAAAAATCAATCACAAATTTTTATAGAAACGCCGTATCGAAATGAAAAAATGTTAGATGATTTAAGAAATGTTTTATCGGCAGATACACGTGTTTGTGTTGCCTGCGATATTACACTTCCTTCAGAGTATATAAAAACCTTTACCGTTAAAGAATGGAAGCATATAAAAACAGATTTGCATAAACGCCCAACTATTTTTATTATTCATAAATAG
- a CDS encoding peptidoglycan-binding protein LysM, with translation MPSIKEINVPFLLRNFVGFKEAVAFKESQGKYRVVNKLGYLGKYQFGKSTLKRFQIYNTTNFLKTPELQEKAFVAYCKVNKWILRKDIKRSVGKTINGTKITESGILAAAHLGGAGNVKKYLRSNGHFQFKDAFGTSIKSYIKKFAGYDVSTINANKKASV, from the coding sequence GTGCCTTCTATTAAAGAAATTAACGTTCCTTTTTTATTAAGAAACTTTGTTGGTTTTAAAGAAGCAGTAGCTTTTAAAGAATCGCAAGGAAAATACAGAGTTGTAAATAAATTGGGCTACTTAGGTAAATACCAATTTGGAAAATCAACCTTAAAAAGATTTCAAATTTACAATACTACGAATTTTCTTAAAACACCTGAATTACAAGAAAAAGCATTTGTCGCTTACTGTAAAGTAAATAAATGGATTTTAAGAAAAGATATTAAACGAAGTGTTGGAAAAACCATAAACGGTACTAAAATTACCGAATCTGGTATTTTAGCAGCAGCGCATTTAGGTGGGGCTGGTAACGTTAAAAAATATTTACGATCAAATGGTCATTTTCAATTTAAAGATGCCTTTGGAACCTCTATTAAATCTTATATCAAAAAATTTGCAGGCTATGATGTATCAACTATTAACGCCAATAAAAAGGCTAGTGTTTAA